One Oryza glaberrima chromosome 11, OglaRS2, whole genome shotgun sequence genomic region harbors:
- the LOC127755469 gene encoding proline-rich receptor-like protein kinase PERK9, which yields MAVWAGLGHAATVAQLVGADVGGLITKIIQAEATARQNKKEYDQLARRVLTIAELLQHLQDPEVLRPLTGLDDTLREAHELVMACQDKSAVYRLVMAGRQAEKFRDVQSRIDSYLLLFPVTSHMDITRRLERIYNILLQNNMAGPSMSPISMPQIPVPVSQDAAKMYWKEVPHGIQKFSFKELAKASINFAPDRKIGEGRFRSVYMGRLPDGREVAIKLYMYSRQVVREFLAEITILSTIRYKHIVSIYGYCVLVEEKWRHLLRPFRKEKQENKFLLVFEYMENGSLAHHLHGTTSSSSPVVASWKTRMEILLGVSRAIEYLQSSGEQPIIHRDVKPSNILFDVNWAPRLTDFGCALTGEEGDTNIICGTFGYMAPEYLMRGILNLTTDVYSFGVVMLVVLTGKEPYLFGEEWEERTREKRDEGEKTEECDEEEKREEGENTEEEESEREEEEEKTTEERHEWQKRDGGVRWSQLGLLKAIPNSKH from the exons ATGGCGgtgtgggctgggctgggccacgcggcgacggtggcgcagcTGGTCGGGGCGGACGTCGGCGGCCTCATCACCAAGATCATCcaggcggaggcgacggctcGGCAGAACAAGAAGGAATACGACCAGCTCGCCCGCCGCGTCTTGACCATCGCCGAGCTGCTGCAGCACCTACAGGATCCCGAGGTGCTGCGGCCGCTGACCGGGCTCGACGACACGCTCCGGGAGGCACACGAGCTTGTGATGGCATGCCAGGACAAGAGCGCCGTGTACAGGTTGGTGATGGCAGGGAGGCAGGCTGAAAAGTTCAGAGATGTTCAGAGCAGGATCGACtcctacctcctcctcttccctgtTACCAGCCACATGGACATCACTCGTCGTCTCGAACGTATCTACAACATCCTGCTTCAAAACAACATGGCCGGGCCATCTATGTCTCCCATCTCCATGCCCCAAATCCCCGTCCCAGTCTCTCAG GATGCTGCTAAGATGTATTGGAAGGAAGTACCCCATGGAATCCAAAAGTTTAGTTTTAAGGAGCTCGCAAAGGCAAGCATCAACTTTGCCCCTGATAGAAAGATCGGTGAAGGTAGGTTCCGTTCGGTGTACATGGGAAGGCTTCCAGATGGGCGGGAGGTGGCCATCAAGCTGTACATGTACTCACGTCAGGTTGTGAGGGAGTTCCTGGCAGAGATCACAATCCTCTCCACCATCCGGTACAAGCACATTGTTTCAATATATGGCTACTGTGTGCTGGTCGAGGAGAAGTGGCGCCACCTCCTGCGGCCGTTCCGGAAGGAAAAGCAAGAGAACAAGTTCCTACTCGTCTTTGAGTACATGGAGAACGGCTCACTGGCTCACCACCTGCACGGCAcaacgtcgtcgtcatcgccggtgGTGGCGTCCTGGAAGACACGCATGGAGATACTGCTGGGTGTGTCGCGGGCCATTGAATACCTACAGTCCTCCGGTGAGCAGCCGATTATCCACCGTGACGTCAAGCCGTCCAACATCCTGTTCGATGTCAACTGGGCGCCGCGCTTGACGGACTTCGGGTGTGCACTCACCGGGGAAGAGGGAGACACTAATATAATCTGTGGCACGTTTGGATACATGGCCCCGGAGTACTTAATGAGAGGCATTCTGAATTTGACAACCGATGTCTATAGTTTTGGCGTTGTGATGTTGGTGGTATTGACAGGAAAGGAACCATATTTATTTGGAGAAGAATGGGAGGAGAGAACTAGAGAAAAACGGGACGAGGGGGAGAAGACGGAAGAATGTGATGAAGAGGAGAAGCGAGAAGAGGGGGAGAACACAGAAGAGGAGGAGAGTGaacgagaagaagaagaggagaagacaACAGAAGAACGACATGAGTGGCAAAAGCGGGACGGGGGAGTTAGGTGGTCACAGCTTGGCCTCcttaaggccattcccaactcAAAACATTAG